The proteins below come from a single Oxyura jamaicensis isolate SHBP4307 breed ruddy duck chromosome 1, BPBGC_Ojam_1.0, whole genome shotgun sequence genomic window:
- the CHST7 gene encoding carbohydrate sulfotransferase 7 — MKGRRRRWCWCWRGEPRRLAVALGLYTLLLLLLVPYALDYGARRARADEEPLLRRCPSLEEALSEWGWEQRPAPTGDEEEDDDEEEEEDGGAAGNGTGAAAGKRHIYLHATWRTGSSFVGELFNQHPDVFYLYEPMWHLWQALYPGDALSLQGALRDMLRSLFRCDFSVLRLYAAPAGPRDPLAPGSPNLTTAGIFGWRTNKVICSAPLCPAAPRPRGEVGLIDGAACEQRCPPRALRELEAECRKYPVVVIKDVRLLELGALLPLLREPGLNLRVVQLFRDPRAVHNSRLKAKQALLRESIQVLRSRHRAEPRGPPRPRGPPGPLPPGLLGAGRAPPPQHRAEFFLGGALEVICQAWLRDLLLARRAPSGLRRRYTQLRYEDLVREPRAQLRRLLRFAGLPVPPAMEAFVVNMTRGEAYSSERPFLISARDAREAVHAWRERLSRQQVRQVEAACGEAMSLLAYPLSADDGR; from the coding sequence atgaagggccggcggcggcggtggtgctggtgctggcggGGGGAGCCGCGGCGCTTGGCCGTGGCGCTTGGGCTGtacacgctgctgctgctgctgctggtgccctaCGCGCTGGACTACGGGGCCAGGCGGGCGCGGGCGGACGAGGAGCCGCTGCTGCGGCGCTGccccagcctggaggaggcgCTGAGCgagtggggctgggagcagcgccCGGCGCCGACGGGCGACGAGGAGGAGGACgacgacgaggaggaggaggaggacggagGGGCGGCGGGGAACGGCaccggggcggcggcgggcaaACGGCACATCTACCTGCACGCCACCTGGCGCACGGGCTCGTCCTTCGTGGGGGAGCTGTTCAACCAGCACCCCGACGTCTTCTACCTCTACGAGCCCATGTGGCACCTGTGGCAGGCGCTGTACCCCGGCGACGCGCTCAGCCTGCAGGGCGCCCTGCGCGACATGCTGCGCTCCCTCTTCCGCTGCGACTTCTCCGTGCTGCGCCTCTACGCCGCCCCGGCCGGCCCCCGCGACCCGCTGGCCCCCGGCTCCCCCAACCTGACCACGGCCGGCATCTTCGGCTGGCGGACCAACAAGGTGATCTGCTCGGCGCCCCTctgccccgccgccccgcggccccgcggggAGGTCGGCCTGATCGACGGCGCCGCCTGCGAGCAGCGCTGCCCGCCGCGGGCGCTGCGGGAGCTGGAGGCCGAGTGCCGCAAGTACCCGGTGGTGGTCATCAAGGACGTgcggctgctggagctgggcgcCCTGCTGCCGCTGCTCAGGGAGCCCGGCCTCAACCTGCGCGTGGTGCAGCTCTTCCGAGACCCCCGCGCCGTGCACAACTCCCGCCTGAAGGCCAAGCAGGCGCTGCTGCGGGAGAGCATCCAGGTGCTGCGCAGCCGACACCGCGCCGAGCCGCGGGGGCCACCTCGGCCAAGAGGACCCCCCggcccgctgccccccgggcTGCTGGGCGCGGGTCGGGCACCGCCGCCGCAGCACCGCGCCGAGTTCTTCCTCGGCGGAGCGCTGGAGGTCATCTGCCAGGCCTGGCTGCGCGACCTGCTGCTGGCACGACGCGCCCCGTCGGGGCTGCGTCGCCGCTACACGCAGCTGCGCTACGAGGACCTGGTGCGGGAGCCCCGCGCCCAGCTGCGACGCCTGCTGCGCTTCGCCGGACTGCCCGTGCCGCCCGCCATGGAGGCCTTCGTGGTCAACATGACCCGCGGCGAGGCGTACTCCTCCGAGCGGCCCTTCCTCATCTCCGCCCGCGACGCCCGCGAGGCCGTCCACGCGTGGCGGGAGCGCCTCAGCCGCCAGCAGGTGCGGCAGGTGGAGGCGGCGTGCGGCGAGGCCATGAGCCTGCTGGCCTACCCGCTCAGCGCCGACGACGGGCGGTAG